In Streptomyces nojiriensis, one genomic interval encodes:
- a CDS encoding tetratricopeptide repeat protein, translated as MDRIDEESQTPAPPVTFTGRKTLVAAAVAVVLIAGALLIRPARTADDARPPEPGERAASAVGMGAPAAAVDLTALVADREKWLAAHPEDDASWAVLGSAYLEQARRTADSGWFPKAEQALKRSLEVRPAEKGNFDAMTGMGALANARRDFGTARKWGELVRAQAPKRWTAYPVLVDAYTGLGDYKAAQKAMELLLDMRPGLAAYVRASQVYRDRGWREDAVVAMEHAAGAAKAPAEKAYALFRLGELSWERGDAAEALRQYEGALRTDPAQAEALGGRARALAALGRGGEAVRDYRLALGRSAVPQLARELGELLDALGRGPEARAQYEALTTMVARDSRNGVDDVVLLGLYEADHGDPAAAVRSLSEEWSRHKSVQVADALGWALHQTGEDAAALEYAKKATEPGLRSADFAFHRAMIERGLGDEEAARRHFQEAMRTNPHFSPLRGPVAKQALASIAQPPPGGPENIRPTAPWVEPELPKAAKPTPTPKPAGR; from the coding sequence ATGGACCGTATCGACGAGGAATCGCAGACGCCGGCGCCGCCCGTGACCTTCACCGGCCGCAAGACGCTCGTGGCGGCCGCGGTCGCCGTGGTCCTGATCGCCGGGGCCCTGCTGATCCGCCCTGCCAGGACGGCCGACGACGCCCGTCCGCCGGAGCCGGGCGAGCGGGCCGCGTCGGCGGTGGGCATGGGCGCGCCCGCGGCCGCGGTGGACCTGACGGCGCTGGTGGCGGACCGGGAGAAGTGGCTCGCGGCGCATCCGGAGGATGACGCCTCGTGGGCCGTGCTCGGCTCCGCGTACCTCGAACAGGCGCGGCGGACGGCCGATTCCGGCTGGTTCCCGAAGGCGGAGCAGGCCCTGAAGCGCTCGCTGGAGGTCCGGCCGGCCGAGAAGGGCAACTTCGACGCGATGACCGGCATGGGCGCGCTGGCCAATGCCCGGCGGGACTTCGGGACGGCCCGCAAGTGGGGTGAGCTCGTACGGGCGCAGGCGCCCAAGCGGTGGACGGCGTACCCGGTGCTGGTGGACGCGTACACCGGGCTCGGGGACTACAAGGCCGCGCAGAAGGCGATGGAGCTGCTGCTGGACATGCGGCCGGGCCTGGCCGCGTACGTCAGGGCCTCGCAGGTCTACCGGGACCGCGGCTGGCGCGAGGACGCGGTGGTGGCGATGGAGCACGCGGCGGGTGCGGCGAAGGCCCCGGCGGAGAAGGCGTACGCGCTGTTCCGTCTCGGGGAGCTGTCCTGGGAGCGGGGTGACGCGGCCGAGGCGCTGCGGCAGTACGAGGGCGCGCTGCGGACGGATCCGGCGCAGGCGGAGGCCCTCGGCGGCCGGGCCCGCGCGCTGGCCGCCCTGGGGCGCGGCGGGGAGGCGGTACGGGACTACCGGCTGGCGCTGGGCCGGTCGGCGGTGCCGCAGCTGGCGCGGGAGCTCGGCGAACTGCTGGACGCGCTGGGGCGGGGGCCGGAGGCGCGCGCCCAGTACGAGGCGCTGACCACGATGGTGGCCCGCGACAGCAGGAACGGGGTCGACGACGTCGTGCTCCTCGGCCTGTACGAGGCGGACCACGGCGATCCGGCGGCGGCGGTGCGGAGCCTGTCGGAGGAGTGGTCGCGGCACAAGAGCGTGCAGGTCGCGGACGCGCTGGGGTGGGCGCTGCACCAGACCGGCGAGGACGCGGCGGCGCTGGAGTACGCGAAGAAGGCCACGGAACCGGGACTGCGCAGCGCCGACTTCGCCTTCCACCGGGCGATGATCGAACGCGGCCTCGGTGACGAGGAGGCGGCCCGCCGCCACTTCCAGGAGGCCATGCGGACGAACCCGCACTTCTCGCCGCTGCGCGGGCCGGTGGCGAAGCAGGCCCTGGCGTCGATCGCGCAGCCGCCGCCGGGGGGCCCGGAGAACATCCGGCCGACCGCTCCGTGGGTGGAACCGGAACTCCCGAAGGCGGCGAAGCCGACGCCGACCCCGAAGCCGGCGGGGCGCTGA